In Novipirellula artificiosorum, the genomic window AAGATCGTTGCGTGCAGATCGTGTACATGAAGCCGATCCGAGACGGCATGCAGCCCCAAATCATCGGTTTCTCCGATCGTTTGGCCTCCTTGAACGCCTCCTCCTGCCATCCACATCGTAAACCCGCTGGGGTTGTGATCGCGACCGTTCCCTCGTTCGGACATGGGCGTCCGCCCAAATTCGCCGCCCCATACGACCAAAGTCTCGTCCAACATTCCACGCTGCTTGAGATCCTTCAATAGCGCGGAGACCGGCAAATCCATCGCCCGACATAGGTTGCTGTGGTTGCGTTCGATATCGGCATGCGAATCCCATTTGCTGCCGGCCCCATGATAGAGCTGAATGAATCGTACGTCTTGTTCGGCCATTCGGCGAGCCAATAAACATAAACGCCCAAACGAATCGGTCTCGCGCGTTCCAATGCCATACAGTTTCTTTGTAGCCGCTGACTCCCTCGACAGATCAATCAAATCGGGTGCTTCGGACTGCATACGAAAAGCCAACTCGTAGCTGGCAATCCGTGCCTCCAATTCGGTTTGCTCAGGATGTTGGTTTGCGAAGTTGCGATTGAGCCGATTGAGGAAACCAAGCTTGGCAAGCTGTTGGCTCTGCTCGGTCCCCTCGGGAGGATTCAAGTAAGGAATCGGTTGGTTGCCTTCTCGCAATCGCGTGCCTTGATAGACCGCTGGCATGAATCCCGCGCCCCAATTGCGAGGCCCATTGACCACTTGCGATGCATTGTCTTGCATCACCACAAAGGCGGGTAAGTTCTCGTTTTCGCTTCCAAGCCCGTAACTCACCCAACTACCCAACGAGGGACGTCCGCTAAGGATCGAGCAGGTGTTCATTTGGCAAACCCCGGCCGAATGATTGATGCCATTGGCCCAACAAGATCGGATGACGGCGATATCGTCGATACACTCCGCCGTTTGCGGCAACCAATCCGAGACCCAAATCCCCGATTCACCGTGCTGTTTCCACTTCCGTTTCGATGCCAAGAGCGGCGACTTGGTTTCGCCAAAGGCGGTGACCACGGCTCCGAAACTGTCCGGGATCGTCTGGCCCGCCAACGCTTGCAGCAACGGTTTGCGGTCAAACAAGTCGAGATGACTGGGACCGCCCTCCATGAATAAAAAAATGACGCGTTTGGCCGTCGCCGCAAAGTGGGGATCTTTTGCTGCCAATGGGTTCGGGACCTGGACGGAACCATGGATCGGTCGAACGGAGTGGGCTTCGCCGCGAGCATCGGACATCAAACCGGCCAAAGCGACCGCACCAAATCCGGCACCGCTGTGCGATAAGAATTCACGTCGCGTGCGAGGCGTCGTTGTATGCGGAAGCGAGGAGAGGGGCACACCCAATCGGCTTGGTTTAGTGGACATACAAAAACTCATTCGAATTCAAGAGTGCATGACAGAAGTCGACCAGGGCGGTTTCGGAAGGATCCAACTGAATGATCGCGTTGCCTTTGGCTTCAAGATCAGGTCCAGACTCGAGACGGTTTCGCAGCACACCTGGGTCGGTTTCAAACTGCCAATACCCGATCATTCCCTGGACGTCGCGTTCTGCCGTGTACAGCAATTGATCCACCGTCAAAGCGGAAGGAAGCAAACGCACATCATCAATCAAACCATCAAAGGCCCTCCGGTTTCCGCCGTCGACGCCTCCGATCGTAAAGGATTGTTGATTAGCAAACCCACCCCTGGCATCGTGTGGCGTTTCCAAAGTAAGCAGGGGTTGATCATCATTGGACAGATCTTTCAAATGGAAGGTCACAACACCCGGTTCCCCTGATTTCGCCAATCGCACACACGCCGCAGCGTAATACGGCTTGTTCATTTCGACGTGATGATCTGAAAAAATTGCTTGCTCCGAAATCTTTCCATCGCCTCGATCACCAACAATTTGTAGCACGAGCGTCTGAGGCTTTCGCCTGGATCCGTGCCCGGTCACTCCAAAACCCCAGCCGGGACTTCTTGAGCTGCCGTTCCATTTTGCGGCAAGCGTGCGGACCGCAGCATGGTCATCGATCGATCGAAGCTGAAAAAACATTTCAATGGTAAAATCCGTCAGATCCATCCTTTCGGTTTCCACAGCCGCCAATTGCAAATCGAGTTGATCGACTTTGAACTGCACGGCCTGTCCTTCCCGATAAGGTAGCTTTGCCGTTTCGATCACCGTTGGCGAAGCGTCCGCTTGAATCTTTTTCAACTGCGTTGTCTGGGAGCGGACAAACCGAAGGGCCTGTTCCGCTTCCGCCTCCGTTGGCGCCCGCCCGTAAACTCGCCACCAAGCCCGTGAAATGCGATTGCACAACTCGTCCGAATCGATTGAAACCGCCGCGGCTAATCTCCGAGCGTGCCCCAACACGAGATCGCTATTGATCATCAGTAGCGATTGGACCGGCGTGGTGGTGGTATTTCGTGAAGGAGTGCTCGAAAAGAAAAGTGGCAAGTCAAAGCTGCCGAGCAGTTCATCGGACGAGTTTCGCATCACACGAGTAAAAATGCTCCGTTTGGGAAGATCCGACAACACGCCCGGACCGCCGGCTTGATCGCTGTATTGGTCTGAAACGACCAGCATCGCGTCGCGAATCTGTTCTGCGGATAATCGTCGTGTGTCCGATCGCCAATAGTATTGATTCGAAGGATCGATCAATTGATAGGCACGCTGCTGCGGATGCTGAGTCGATTGGCGGTACGTTGCGGACGTCAAGATCATTCGGTGCAGCGTCTTGAGACTCCACTTCGAAGCGATGAATTGGTTGGCGATCCAATCCAGCAATTTGGGATGAGAAGGTGCCTCTCCCAAACGGCCCAAGTCGCTGGTGTTTGCGGCGAGCCCACGACCAAAATGAGTTTGCCAGATTCGGTTGACCATCACTCGCGACGTCAGTGGGTTCGCCGGATCGGTCAGCCACCGAGCCAGTGCCGCACGTCGACCGGTCGATTGGCCAAGCGGTCGAATCACCATTGGTTTTTGATCCAGTACACTTGGGAATCCCGGTTCCAGAGGGGCACCAGGTCGTTTCGGAAGGGTCGTAGGTGGGGCGACCGGACCGACGTCACGCACGCTCATGGCAACCGGTAGATCCGCTGGCTTTTCCGCATCTGCTTTTTCCAGATCGCGTTGCAGTTGCAATCGCCGCTCCTTATCGTCTGCTTCCATCTCACTTTCGAGTGTCTTGTACTCGGCCTCCACCTGCAGCATGACCAAATCAGCCAACTGCTGCTGTAAGGGCGTCCGCTCTGCGGCGGGCATTCTGGCGATCAGCTGCATGTCCTCTGGGAACCGATTGATCGCTCGGTCTCTCAGTGTCGCCCGATACGGTGCTTCCAATTCTTCGACTTCCGCTAAGATCGGTGTGACCTTGGATTCCCACGCCTTTTTCAATCCATGGTGTTTCTTGATTTCATCGCGAGTTGCCAACGTGATGTCTTTGGGCTGAATCGGAGCAAAGAAGGCTCGGAGCCGGAAATAGTCTTTTTGCAGGAGCGGATCAAACTTGTGGTTGTGGCACTTAGCGCATTGCAACCCAAGCCCCATGAAGACGTCCGCCGTCGTATCGGTGATGTCATCAAGAATCGTGTTCCATTGGCCTGATGCGTCTCGGATATTCCATTCGTAGACCCAGTGACGCAAATAGCCCAACGCAACTTGCGCATCGAGATCCTCCGGAAACAACTCGTCACCCGCTATCTGTTCCTGGATGAACCGATCGTAGGGTTTGTCCGCGTTGAAGGATGCAATCACGTAGTCGCGGTACCGCCACGCGTTCGGCCGGTAACCATCAGCGCGATAGCCATCCGAATCAGCATAGCGAACCAGATCAAGCCATTTCCGAGCGGCATGTTGGCCATGCTCTGGTGCATCGAGAAGTGTATCAACGAGGTCTTCGTACGCGGTCGGCGATGTGTCACGCACAAAGGCTCTGACCTGATCCGGGGTAGGAGGCAAGCCGATCACATCGAAGTACAAGCGTCGGACCAACGTTGTTGGGTCGGCTTGGGGCGATGGACTCAGGCCTGCCGAACGCATCTGGGCGAGAATAAAACCGTCGATCTCGTTTCTCGGCCAATCGGAATCTCCGAAGTTTGGCACGTCGGGGGCCTGCACTGCCTGAAAGGCCCACCACGCTCGATCTTCAAGCGAAAACAACTCGGACGATTCACGAGGCTGCACGGTTCGATCACTATCGGGCCAGGGCGCTCCGATCGAGATCCACTTCGTCAGGATCGCAGCTTGTTCCGCCGGCAGTGGACCAGAGGGCGGCATTTCAAACGACTCATAGCGGATCGCTTCGACCAGTAGACTCTCGCCCGGCTTGCCTACAACCAGCGCCGGCCCTGTTTCGCCTCCACGTAAGATCGCTGACATCGAGTCCAGTCGCAGGTCTCCTTTTTGGTCCTTTTCGCCGTGGCAATCCCAACACTGATCCGCGAGCAGAGGGCGCACTTCCGATTCAAAAAAACGGATCGCGTCGTCGTTGACTCGCGCATCGGCATGGGACACGGCCGGCCAGAGGAAAACGATCAGCAGCGAGTAAACGACGACTTTCATCATAGCAGCGTTTGCGAGCGAGCAGAATGAACGAGAAGGTCAGCTTCTCAATGTAGCGGATGCCGAATCAGATTTCATCTGATCGCGCACGTTCCTTCCAGACTAGCTACAATCGTGTTCGCTGAAGCGAGTCCCAGCCTATGGCTTCTTTCTCTCCCCTCCCACGAACGGCCCCTCCTGATCATGAAAACCATCCCTTGGCATCGTTTGGTACTGCGGTTGACGTTCTTGTCGGTTCAAGTCGCGGTGATTCATGGTGGCACAACCATAGCCTCTGCTGCCAATGATTCACCGAGTCGACCGAACATCGTCTTCATCCTTGCAGATGATGCTGGGTTTAGTGACGTTGGATGTTACGGTGGCGAGATCGCGACACCGCATCTGGATGCCTTGGCCGCTGGCGGGTTGCGTTTTACTCAGTTCTACAACACGGCACGATGTTGGCCGACGCGAGCGGCACTGATGACCGGCTATTACGCCCAGCAAGTTCGCCGCGACAAGCTGCCAGATCTGGGTGGCGGAAACCGTGGCAAGCGTCAACCCTGGGCCAGGCTGCTGCCCGATTTCCTGCGCCCGCATGGCTATCGCAACTATCACAGTGGCAAATGGCACATCGACGGTAAGGTCCTCGATGCGGGCTTCGACCGTTCGTTCCGAGTTGAGAATCAAGGCAACTTCTTTTCCAACCAAGGAAACCTTGTCGATGGCGTCAAGGTGAAGGTCCCCGAGGACGAAGTGAGTTTCTACACGACCACCGCGACGGCAGACCACGCAATCGAGTGCTTGAAAGAACACTCGCAAAACCACAC contains:
- a CDS encoding DUF1501 domain-containing protein; the encoded protein is MSTKPSRLGVPLSSLPHTTTPRTRREFLSHSGAGFGAVALAGLMSDARGEAHSVRPIHGSVQVPNPLAAKDPHFAATAKRVIFLFMEGGPSHLDLFDRKPLLQALAGQTIPDSFGAVVTAFGETKSPLLASKRKWKQHGESGIWVSDWLPQTAECIDDIAVIRSCWANGINHSAGVCQMNTCSILSGRPSLGSWVSYGLGSENENLPAFVVMQDNASQVVNGPRNWGAGFMPAVYQGTRLREGNQPIPYLNPPEGTEQSQQLAKLGFLNRLNRNFANQHPEQTELEARIASYELAFRMQSEAPDLIDLSRESAATKKLYGIGTRETDSFGRLCLLARRMAEQDVRFIQLYHGAGSKWDSHADIERNHSNLCRAMDLPVSALLKDLKQRGMLDETLVVWGGEFGRTPMSERGNGRDHNPSGFTMWMAGGGVQGGQTIGETDDLGLHAVSDRLHVHDLHATILHLLGLGNMELTYIHKGRPERPTVNEGSFFEGLV
- a CDS encoding DUF1549 domain-containing protein, whose protein sequence is MMKVVVYSLLIVFLWPAVSHADARVNDDAIRFFESEVRPLLADQCWDCHGEKDQKGDLRLDSMSAILRGGETGPALVVGKPGESLLVEAIRYESFEMPPSGPLPAEQAAILTKWISIGAPWPDSDRTVQPRESSELFSLEDRAWWAFQAVQAPDVPNFGDSDWPRNEIDGFILAQMRSAGLSPSPQADPTTLVRRLYFDVIGLPPTPDQVRAFVRDTSPTAYEDLVDTLLDAPEHGQHAARKWLDLVRYADSDGYRADGYRPNAWRYRDYVIASFNADKPYDRFIQEQIAGDELFPEDLDAQVALGYLRHWVYEWNIRDASGQWNTILDDITDTTADVFMGLGLQCAKCHNHKFDPLLQKDYFRLRAFFAPIQPKDITLATRDEIKKHHGLKKAWESKVTPILAEVEELEAPYRATLRDRAINRFPEDMQLIARMPAAERTPLQQQLADLVMLQVEAEYKTLESEMEADDKERRLQLQRDLEKADAEKPADLPVAMSVRDVGPVAPPTTLPKRPGAPLEPGFPSVLDQKPMVIRPLGQSTGRRAALARWLTDPANPLTSRVMVNRIWQTHFGRGLAANTSDLGRLGEAPSHPKLLDWIANQFIASKWSLKTLHRMILTSATYRQSTQHPQQRAYQLIDPSNQYYWRSDTRRLSAEQIRDAMLVVSDQYSDQAGGPGVLSDLPKRSIFTRVMRNSSDELLGSFDLPLFFSSTPSRNTTTTPVQSLLMINSDLVLGHARRLAAAVSIDSDELCNRISRAWWRVYGRAPTEAEAEQALRFVRSQTTQLKKIQADASPTVIETAKLPYREGQAVQFKVDQLDLQLAAVETERMDLTDFTIEMFFQLRSIDDHAAVRTLAAKWNGSSRSPGWGFGVTGHGSRRKPQTLVLQIVGDRGDGKISEQAIFSDHHVEMNKPYYAAACVRLAKSGEPGVVTFHLKDLSNDDQPLLTLETPHDARGGFANQQSFTIGGVDGGNRRAFDGLIDDVRLLPSALTVDQLLYTAERDVQGMIGYWQFETDPGVLRNRLESGPDLEAKGNAIIQLDPSETALVDFCHALLNSNEFLYVH